One window from the genome of Desulforamulus ruminis DSM 2154 encodes:
- a CDS encoding LPD38 domain-containing protein, whose protein sequence is MSLSKNDWLTLINSEAGVANKAKKKKEQQKAAPTSVADFRKLDQETQKEIPNPVAPGLSPEFAKAHPVVNKALFNFRVQSDTQKPDNALYRGLEQFYSGFDDAISFGLLPRFDRWMGQAAPEPQTRAQGIIRGAGELSGSVLPVSKLYGAMGKVTGRLPEATSTVGRLAQTGLTGGLAGGAYGALEGLGSGMSPNEIARNTALNAALFAGGDVALKGAGLAYNTLSKANAMETLRNLDLSPPLPGQRSGALIEPPRLEPMPTPKLPEIQAMVKPTGREDVNRFIDEAMVTRKEAKTLPLRKVTDEEAARIKELTGFDVSGYTHQLSNQDLWHAIKRHGNAAVEAKRGQIPVTDKDLKAIPDIINSPDDLLRGNGKPSIIYRKRVNGTVYYVEVVFSKNKILQGKTMWKKPSATDYSDISTTPLHTSETGSSLTSSNSNIKPGLKDVNNPEGDLFRISRGGPAYGSSSQGAVKRSDIVKLLKEKLEVPIRTGRYPTAGGQVLGVFKTRPEVIRSRTANDLPTIAHEVGHVLDKRLGLQNPAHDGELMKLGRASSRSSYTPEQVRAEGVAEFMRLYLTDTVQAARLAPGYYRAFEEVVGKNKDIQRVLLQARKGIETWYNQSPEARVDGVISTGEKTLRQQISGLKNVPEQAKKLYAGLVDDLDPLRRATKELNPNLSAAESPFELARTARGWVGKAETLLNYGVLDGAGNKVGKGLKEILRPVEKDLAGFRRYIVAKHAQEINAQKMSTGIRKEDADAVVAGAPLQYRQALEDLVKYQDAVLNQLVEAGVMTPQSVKAMREKYPNYVPFYREFPENPEAALGFLTGKGYANLKNPIKRMKGSQRDIIDPLESIVKNTYLFTQLAEKNKVGRQLAELAEKHEGMGWLAEKVGGNRSAKENVLTIYRNGQPEQYQLQPDLYRAMLALDTESMSTVVKLLSFPASTLRAGAVLSPDFIPRNVVRDQFSAFVNSKYGFVPVVDTLRGLFHAVKKDEVYWQWMNSGGAMSTLVSLDREYLQRNLRQLMRKSAKDIAAMPFNPKTYLDMLRTLTEYGELGTRLGEFGKGIKKGATPMEAALASREVTLDFGRMGYQMKNWNRITAFLNAQVQGMDKAIRQFKANPVGSTIKSLVSITLPSVILYERNKDDPRYQELPQWQKDLFWIVLTDDHVLRIPKPFELGVLFGTLPERILAQMDGKEDAFKGFGETLKDLLPDVRPTALTPAYEVASNYSMFTDRPIVPQREQNLEPWQQYGPYTTELAKAVGKATNTSPRKVEHLIQGYGGGLGRYATQLVSTGMEGDGIPRPKKDITEYPGIKAFTVTPYAGSQSIDDFYDRLGELERSYSTARQAGKAKTPPAELSRLRRFSEQLSELRKKEREIQNNRTMTPERKRAALDALDKQSVNVARKALKREGI, encoded by the coding sequence ATGTCCCTTTCAAAGAATGATTGGTTGACGTTAATTAATAGTGAGGCCGGTGTAGCAAACAAGGCGAAGAAAAAGAAGGAACAGCAGAAGGCCGCCCCCACTTCGGTGGCGGATTTTCGCAAACTGGACCAGGAGACCCAAAAGGAAATTCCCAATCCGGTGGCTCCGGGGCTCTCCCCGGAGTTCGCCAAGGCTCATCCGGTAGTGAATAAAGCCCTGTTTAATTTCCGAGTCCAGAGCGATACCCAGAAGCCGGACAATGCTCTCTACCGCGGCTTGGAGCAGTTTTATTCCGGATTTGACGACGCCATTTCCTTTGGTCTGCTGCCAAGGTTTGACCGGTGGATGGGGCAGGCTGCACCGGAGCCGCAAACCCGAGCTCAGGGAATTATCCGAGGAGCCGGGGAGTTAAGCGGTAGTGTCCTGCCGGTATCTAAGCTGTATGGAGCCATGGGAAAGGTCACCGGGCGGCTGCCGGAGGCCACTAGTACGGTGGGGAGATTAGCCCAGACCGGTTTAACCGGCGGCTTGGCCGGGGGTGCCTATGGAGCCCTGGAGGGGTTGGGCAGCGGAATGTCTCCCAATGAGATTGCCCGGAATACCGCTCTGAATGCGGCGCTCTTTGCTGGTGGGGATGTGGCCTTAAAAGGAGCCGGCCTGGCCTATAATACCCTCAGCAAGGCCAACGCTATGGAAACCCTGCGAAATTTGGATCTTTCTCCTCCGTTGCCCGGGCAGCGCAGCGGGGCCTTAATCGAGCCCCCGAGACTGGAACCGATGCCGACGCCCAAGCTTCCAGAAATTCAGGCCATGGTTAAGCCTACGGGCAGGGAGGATGTCAATCGGTTTATCGACGAGGCAATGGTAACACGGAAGGAAGCTAAAACCCTACCGCTAAGGAAAGTAACAGATGAAGAAGCAGCGAGAATAAAAGAGTTAACCGGTTTTGACGTTTCCGGGTATACCCATCAGTTAAGTAATCAGGATTTATGGCACGCTATTAAAAGGCACGGAAATGCAGCAGTAGAGGCTAAGCGGGGGCAAATCCCTGTTACGGATAAGGATCTAAAAGCGATTCCAGATATCATTAATAGTCCGGATGATCTTTTACGGGGAAACGGGAAACCTTCTATTATTTATAGAAAACGAGTGAATGGCACGGTTTATTATGTGGAGGTAGTTTTCTCGAAGAACAAAATTTTACAAGGTAAAACAATGTGGAAGAAGCCTTCTGCTACGGATTATAGTGATATTTCTACCACTCCGCTCCATACGTCCGAAACTGGCAGCAGCCTGACTTCTTCCAACTCCAATATAAAGCCTGGGTTAAAAGATGTCAACAACCCGGAGGGGGATCTTTTTAGAATTTCCCGGGGCGGCCCTGCTTACGGTTCATCCTCCCAGGGAGCCGTGAAGCGCAGCGATATTGTGAAGCTCCTCAAAGAAAAGCTGGAGGTGCCCATTCGTACTGGGCGTTATCCCACTGCCGGCGGCCAGGTCCTGGGCGTATTCAAGACCCGTCCCGAGGTCATCCGCAGCCGGACGGCCAACGACTTGCCTACCATTGCCCACGAGGTGGGGCACGTTCTGGATAAACGGCTGGGGCTGCAGAATCCAGCTCACGATGGGGAACTCATGAAGCTGGGCCGGGCTTCTTCCCGGTCCTCGTATACACCTGAGCAGGTCCGGGCTGAGGGTGTGGCGGAGTTTATGCGGCTGTACCTGACCGACACCGTTCAGGCGGCAAGATTGGCCCCTGGATATTACCGGGCCTTTGAAGAAGTGGTGGGGAAGAACAAGGACATTCAAAGGGTGCTGCTGCAGGCCCGAAAGGGTATTGAAACTTGGTATAACCAATCACCCGAGGCCCGGGTGGACGGCGTGATCTCTACCGGAGAGAAAACCCTCCGGCAGCAGATCAGCGGATTAAAGAACGTCCCCGAGCAGGCAAAGAAACTTTATGCCGGCTTGGTGGATGACTTGGACCCGTTGCGCCGGGCGACAAAAGAACTGAACCCGAATCTTTCAGCAGCGGAAAGTCCCTTTGAGTTGGCCAGAACGGCCCGGGGCTGGGTGGGAAAAGCGGAAACCCTCCTCAATTATGGCGTGTTGGATGGGGCGGGGAATAAAGTAGGCAAGGGGCTCAAAGAAATCCTAAGACCGGTGGAGAAGGATTTAGCTGGCTTCCGCCGGTACATTGTAGCCAAGCATGCCCAGGAGATCAACGCCCAAAAAATGTCCACCGGGATTCGAAAAGAAGACGCCGATGCGGTGGTGGCCGGTGCTCCGCTCCAGTACCGGCAGGCATTGGAGGATTTAGTTAAATACCAGGATGCAGTCTTAAATCAATTGGTAGAGGCCGGAGTAATGACACCTCAGTCTGTGAAGGCCATGCGGGAGAAGTATCCCAACTATGTACCCTTTTACCGGGAGTTTCCGGAAAATCCGGAAGCGGCCCTGGGCTTTCTGACTGGGAAGGGGTATGCCAACCTAAAGAATCCCATCAAACGGATGAAGGGCAGCCAAAGGGATATCATTGACCCCCTAGAGTCTATTGTGAAGAATACCTATCTGTTCACCCAGTTGGCGGAGAAAAACAAAGTAGGCCGGCAGTTGGCCGAACTGGCCGAGAAGCACGAAGGAATGGGCTGGCTGGCGGAGAAAGTGGGCGGCAACCGCTCCGCCAAGGAAAACGTGTTGACCATCTACCGCAACGGCCAGCCGGAACAATATCAACTGCAGCCGGACCTCTACCGGGCCATGTTGGCCCTGGATACGGAGAGCATGAGCACGGTGGTAAAGCTGCTGTCCTTTCCAGCCAGTACCCTTCGGGCTGGGGCGGTGTTGTCGCCGGACTTCATCCCCCGGAACGTGGTCCGGGACCAGTTTTCCGCCTTTGTGAATTCCAAATACGGCTTTGTCCCCGTGGTGGATACCCTCCGGGGACTTTTTCATGCAGTGAAAAAGGATGAAGTGTACTGGCAGTGGATGAATTCAGGAGGAGCTATGTCCACCTTGGTTAGTCTGGACCGAGAATATTTGCAAAGGAACCTCCGGCAGCTCATGCGAAAGAGCGCCAAGGATATAGCGGCCATGCCCTTTAACCCCAAAACCTATTTAGATATGCTTCGAACCTTAACAGAATATGGAGAGCTGGGGACGCGCTTAGGCGAGTTCGGGAAGGGGATTAAGAAAGGGGCCACCCCCATGGAAGCGGCTTTGGCTTCCCGGGAAGTGACCCTGGACTTTGGCCGGATGGGGTATCAGATGAAGAACTGGAACCGCATTACGGCTTTCCTCAACGCCCAGGTTCAGGGCATGGATAAGGCCATTCGTCAGTTTAAGGCCAATCCGGTGGGAAGTACTATTAAGTCCTTGGTATCCATAACTTTACCGTCCGTTATCCTTTATGAGAGAAATAAAGATGATCCTCGGTATCAGGAGTTGCCCCAGTGGCAGAAGGATCTCTTTTGGATCGTATTGACGGATGATCATGTATTACGCATTCCTAAACCGTTTGAACTAGGGGTTCTCTTCGGAACGCTTCCGGAGCGAATTTTAGCCCAGATGGACGGGAAGGAAGATGCCTTCAAGGGGTTTGGGGAAACCCTGAAGGATCTTCTTCCGGATGTGCGGCCTACGGCTTTGACTCCGGCCTATGAAGTGGCATCCAACTATTCCATGTTTACGGATCGGCCTATTGTGCCCCAGCGGGAACAGAACCTGGAGCCCTGGCAGCAGTATGGACCTTATACCACCGAGCTGGCCAAGGCCGTAGGGAAAGCCACCAACACCTCACCCCGGAAAGTGGAACATCTAATACAAGGTTATGGTGGGGGCTTAGGGCGATATGCTACGCAGCTAGTTAGCACAGGTATGGAAGGGGATGGTATCCCCAGGCCTAAGAAGGATATCACCGAATATCCGGGGATTAAGGCCTTTACCGTAACCCCTTATGCCGGCAGTCAGAGTATTGATGATTTTTACGACCGGTTAGGGGAACTGGAGCGCAGTTACAGCACAGCCAGGCAGGCCGGGAAAGCCAAGACTCCGCCGGCGGAACTGAGCCGGCTGCGGCGGTTTAGTGAGCAATTGTCGGAACTCAGGAAGAAGGAAAGGGAGATTCAGAATAACCGCACCATGACGCCCGAGAGAAAACGGGCGGCCCTGGATGCGCTGGATAAACAGAGTGTGAATGTCGCCCGAAAGGCGTTAAAAAGAGAGGGGATTTAG
- a CDS encoding N4-gp56 family major capsid protein: MANENIQTYGGLTAQQKTFYDRTLLERLLPKLVWGKWAQKKSMPKREGDTVNFRRFNSLPAATTPLTEGVTPDGSSLDITAVTATTQQYGDYVTVSDKLDFQGIDPVITETTELLGEQGGLTMDTLARNVLTAGTSVQYANGKTARNQLTPADKVTGLEIRKAVRTLRRNKVPTIANGKYIGLITADTEFDLMDDPMWKDVSTYSAKEQIFSGEIGSLYGVKFVRTDNPRVFPAAGAEGADVHCVTIFGKHWYGDVDVNGSKKPETIVKSHGSSGTADPLNQRATVGWKVMAYTCKILNELCGVRIECGATQ, from the coding sequence ATGGCCAACGAAAACATTCAAACCTATGGCGGCCTAACCGCCCAGCAGAAAACCTTTTACGACCGGACCCTTTTAGAACGCCTGCTTCCGAAGCTGGTTTGGGGCAAATGGGCTCAAAAGAAATCCATGCCCAAACGGGAAGGGGATACGGTGAACTTCCGACGGTTCAACAGCCTGCCGGCAGCAACTACTCCCTTGACCGAAGGGGTTACCCCGGACGGTAGCAGCTTAGACATTACCGCCGTGACGGCTACCACCCAGCAGTATGGGGATTATGTGACGGTCAGTGATAAGCTGGATTTCCAGGGCATTGACCCGGTGATCACCGAAACCACCGAGCTATTAGGCGAACAGGGCGGGTTAACCATGGATACCTTAGCCCGAAATGTACTGACCGCGGGGACCAGTGTGCAGTACGCAAACGGGAAAACTGCCAGAAACCAGCTAACCCCCGCCGATAAGGTGACAGGTCTGGAAATTCGGAAAGCAGTGCGCACCCTGCGGCGGAATAAAGTTCCCACCATTGCCAACGGCAAGTATATTGGTTTGATTACCGCTGATACGGAATTTGATTTGATGGACGATCCCATGTGGAAGGACGTGTCCACCTATTCCGCCAAAGAGCAGATTTTCTCCGGGGAGATCGGCAGCCTGTACGGCGTGAAATTTGTTCGTACGGACAACCCCAGGGTATTTCCCGCTGCCGGTGCAGAAGGAGCGGACGTCCACTGCGTTACCATCTTCGGGAAACACTGGTATGGAGATGTGGACGTGAACGGCAGCAAAAAGCCGGAAACCATTGTGAAGTCTCACGGATCTTCCGGTACGGCAGACCCCTTGAACCAGCGGGCTACGGTGGGCTGGAAAGTCATGGCTTACACCTGCAAGATTCTCAATGAACTGTGCGGCGTGCGTATCGAGTGCGGTGCAACTCAGTAA
- a CDS encoding terminase: MAGRPSKYKEEYAEQAYKLCLLGATDKELADFFNTSEQTLNTWKKKHPEFLESLKKGKIEADAVIAQKLYHRAKGYSHPSTKFATYEGQITDQVEYTEHYPPDTAAAIFWLKNRQPSKWRDKQDVEHSGSMVIFKGEDALED; this comes from the coding sequence GTGGCAGGAAGGCCAAGCAAATACAAAGAAGAATACGCCGAGCAAGCCTATAAACTCTGTTTGCTTGGCGCTACAGACAAAGAGCTTGCGGATTTTTTTAATACTTCGGAGCAGACGTTAAACACCTGGAAGAAAAAACATCCCGAATTTCTTGAGTCCCTAAAAAAAGGCAAGATCGAAGCGGATGCCGTAATTGCCCAGAAACTATACCATCGCGCTAAAGGGTATTCGCATCCGTCTACAAAATTTGCAACCTATGAAGGCCAAATAACCGATCAGGTGGAATACACTGAACACTATCCGCCTGATACAGCCGCCGCTATCTTCTGGTTGAAAAATCGGCAGCCGTCCAAGTGGAGAGATAAGCAAGACGTAGAACACAGCGGCAGCATGGTTATTTTCAAGGGAGAGGATGCCCTTGAAGATTGA
- a CDS encoding N-acetylmuramoyl-L-alanine amidase, with protein MPKIVMLDPGHGGVDPGAIGPTGVREKDITLAVAQRVASILSPVVDVRLTRDTDTSYSHVTSTDLSIRARLANQAGADCFVSIHCNSATNNTAGGTETYHYPGSILGNTLAKAVHTCVIPALGRVDRGIKTANFAVLRETNMPACLVEMAFISNPTEEALLGSAAFQETAATAIAQGIAEYLGLDLPEPVEPGTVRIIVGDGDQVLTGLLIDDRSYAPVRDMAEALGWTVEWDERSKTVTIK; from the coding sequence ATGCCTAAAATCGTCATGCTGGACCCCGGACACGGTGGCGTAGATCCTGGTGCTATTGGCCCTACCGGAGTACGGGAAAAAGATATCACTCTGGCCGTGGCACAGCGGGTGGCCAGCATCCTGTCTCCTGTGGTCGATGTCCGGCTAACCCGGGACACCGATACAAGCTACAGCCACGTCACTAGTACCGACCTATCTATCAGGGCCAGGTTGGCCAACCAGGCCGGGGCAGACTGCTTTGTGTCCATCCACTGCAACAGTGCCACCAACAACACTGCCGGGGGAACGGAAACCTATCACTACCCGGGAAGTATCCTGGGCAATACACTGGCCAAGGCAGTTCATACCTGTGTAATACCTGCTTTAGGCCGGGTGGACCGAGGCATCAAAACCGCCAATTTTGCGGTGCTCCGGGAAACCAATATGCCCGCCTGCCTGGTGGAAATGGCGTTTATCAGTAATCCTACGGAAGAGGCTTTGCTGGGATCTGCGGCCTTTCAGGAAACAGCCGCCACGGCCATTGCCCAGGGAATCGCAGAATATCTGGGGCTGGATCTGCCGGAACCGGTTGAACCCGGAACCGTGCGGATTATTGTAGGTGACGGTGACCAGGTGTTAACGGGTCTGCTGATTGACGACCGCTCCTACGCCCCAGTCAGGGATATGGCAGAAGCCCTGGGGTGGACGGTGGAGTGGGATGAGAGGAGTAAGACGGTAACGATCAAGTAA
- a CDS encoding PBSX family phage terminase large subunit, whose protein sequence is MKIEVNLPEVIGKGYASFWKTKKRYRVLKGGRGSKKSATTALWFIYHIMKYPQANALVVRKTFNTHKDSTFAQLKWAAKRLGVFDKWRFTVNPLECTYIPTGQKILFRGFDDPLKLTSITVDVGFLCWVWLEEAYEIENEADFETLDESIRGEMPQGLWKQLTLTYNPWVNTHWTKSRFFDKVDPHAFTLTTTFRCNEFLDDADRRYIEELEYTNPDRYKVVGLGEYGIPGGTYFDEFRTDIHVIQPFVIPEHWRRYTTKDYGLDMLANYWIAVDPQGKAYVYKELYESNLIISAAAKRIAEVNGSDAIYQKFAPPDLWNRRQETGKSAAEIFMEYDEWLTQANNDRIQGWYNLKEWLAPYEDEQGIKTASLVIFKNCVNLIRTLPQLQCDEKDPNDVATEPHELTHAPDAIRYFVAGRPAPAIIKAKKKNSLPFALQTPEPKGDYHAW, encoded by the coding sequence TTGAAGATTGAGGTAAATCTCCCTGAAGTCATTGGCAAAGGCTATGCGTCTTTCTGGAAAACCAAAAAACGATACCGGGTTTTAAAGGGTGGCCGCGGATCAAAGAAATCCGCAACCACCGCCTTATGGTTTATTTACCACATCATGAAATACCCGCAGGCCAATGCGCTTGTGGTAAGAAAGACCTTTAACACCCACAAAGACAGCACCTTTGCCCAGTTGAAATGGGCGGCCAAACGGTTAGGGGTCTTTGATAAATGGCGCTTTACCGTCAATCCGTTAGAATGCACCTACATCCCAACCGGTCAAAAGATACTTTTCCGTGGTTTTGATGATCCCTTAAAGCTAACGTCAATTACCGTTGATGTTGGCTTTTTATGTTGGGTCTGGTTAGAAGAGGCTTACGAGATTGAGAATGAAGCAGATTTTGAAACCTTGGACGAAAGCATTCGCGGGGAAATGCCTCAAGGTCTGTGGAAGCAGCTAACACTAACTTATAATCCATGGGTTAATACCCATTGGACTAAAAGCCGTTTCTTTGACAAGGTAGACCCTCATGCCTTTACCTTAACCACTACTTTTCGGTGCAATGAATTTCTTGATGACGCCGACCGGCGATACATTGAGGAATTGGAATATACCAACCCGGACCGTTACAAGGTTGTTGGCCTGGGTGAATATGGGATACCCGGTGGAACGTACTTCGATGAGTTTAGGACGGACATCCATGTGATTCAACCTTTTGTTATTCCTGAACATTGGCGTAGGTACACAACAAAGGACTATGGATTGGATATGCTGGCAAACTACTGGATAGCCGTAGACCCGCAAGGCAAAGCATACGTTTACAAAGAGCTTTACGAGAGCAATTTAATTATCTCCGCTGCCGCCAAACGCATTGCCGAGGTAAACGGTTCTGATGCAATTTATCAAAAGTTTGCCCCGCCGGATCTGTGGAACAGAAGACAGGAAACCGGCAAAAGTGCTGCTGAAATCTTTATGGAATACGACGAATGGTTAACACAAGCCAATAACGACAGAATTCAAGGGTGGTATAATCTAAAAGAGTGGTTAGCCCCTTATGAAGATGAACAGGGCATTAAGACGGCAAGCCTGGTTATATTTAAAAACTGTGTCAACCTAATCCGGACTCTACCGCAACTCCAATGCGATGAAAAGGACCCCAATGACGTAGCGACAGAACCGCATGAGTTGACCCATGCCCCGGATGCAATCCGCTATTTTGTAGCAGGCAGGCCGGCGCCGGCCATCATTAAGGCGAAGAAGAAGAACAGCCTACCCTTTGCTCTACAGACCCCCGAACCGAAAGGAGATTATCACGCATGGTAG
- a CDS encoding phage tail fiber protein — MAKMSNYLENALINCTLRGIPYTPPSVIYAALFISDPTDADTGTEVSGGGYTRKPVTFDTPDNGAAVNNADLAFPVATGNWGTVTHIGLYDAETDGNLLFYGDLNTPRAINIDNQLIILEGGLMVTLD; from the coding sequence ATGGCGAAGATGTCCAACTATCTTGAAAACGCACTGATTAATTGCACGCTTCGGGGAATCCCTTACACCCCACCCAGCGTTATCTATGCTGCCCTATTTATTTCCGACCCCACGGACGCAGATACCGGGACGGAGGTTTCCGGAGGAGGCTACACCCGAAAACCGGTGACCTTTGACACGCCGGACAACGGGGCTGCGGTCAACAATGCGGACCTGGCTTTTCCGGTAGCTACCGGAAATTGGGGGACGGTGACGCACATTGGCCTTTATGATGCTGAAACAGACGGCAATCTATTATTTTACGGGGATCTGAATACACCTCGAGCAATTAACATTGACAACCAGCTAATTATCCTCGAAGGGGGACTAATGGTCACGCTGGATTAA
- a CDS encoding portal protein — protein sequence MSMMEKVLSFLPGKEAADSPEPVAEKILEQLQSSVSWKRARGYYDDWPEYERFKRGDQWPKPTQDTAVYPRPVINIFESIIDQKVSAVLQEEPEITFLPREGAPANDPLTATDPTRADAEAAQMFSKVAKYTSEETNNDDLNEQIAETAALLGTGISYWYWDPGKRGGNPERMTAFEGDIAGDEIDPADIHVGNPREPDIQKQPWIIITARTPLQEFREFYRKHADRLGVDVASIRGSKEQQRDQLYDSERNEIDSTDYVDEIRRFRKVMNPETGHTEVWYEVVADSKLVRVERPLFQYSDRYPLAVFRWKDVRNCFFGEGEARNIIEAQKSVNRLLGLSIWSGYLTAWPKLLADEQQVDPTSITNQPGQLVRKRPGNWQGKALEYLQAPTIPGYVQQLFSELPEMVKTEAGVHEAMVGQAPSGELNAQAIMMLQKAAGIRISKISRNFRRYLKEVAQVWEAFWKEFYSEQRLIRITDGQGGREYLWFRGTDWVDFDFDVMVNSVPSTPYSEAAMVAELKEHLNGGRIDFTTYLENLPPNYLPQKEKIIEQVKQAQAQQQQQIISQLPPDQQEMFMQLSPEEQQEMLNQVQGAP from the coding sequence ATGAGCATGATGGAAAAGGTTTTATCCTTCCTGCCGGGCAAGGAGGCGGCAGACTCGCCGGAGCCGGTGGCCGAGAAGATTTTGGAGCAGTTGCAGTCCTCCGTCTCCTGGAAGCGGGCTAGGGGATATTACGATGACTGGCCGGAATATGAACGATTCAAGCGTGGGGACCAGTGGCCGAAGCCAACCCAGGACACTGCCGTTTATCCCAGACCGGTGATCAACATCTTTGAGTCTATCATCGACCAGAAGGTATCCGCGGTGCTTCAGGAGGAGCCGGAGATTACCTTTCTGCCCCGGGAAGGAGCGCCGGCCAACGACCCTCTGACGGCCACGGACCCCACCCGGGCGGATGCGGAAGCGGCTCAGATGTTCAGCAAAGTAGCCAAGTACACCAGCGAGGAAACTAATAACGACGACCTGAACGAGCAGATAGCCGAAACTGCGGCCCTGCTGGGTACGGGCATATCTTATTGGTATTGGGATCCCGGCAAGCGAGGCGGGAACCCGGAGCGCATGACCGCTTTTGAAGGGGATATTGCCGGGGATGAGATTGACCCGGCAGACATCCATGTGGGCAACCCGAGGGAGCCGGATATTCAGAAACAGCCTTGGATAATCATCACTGCCCGGACCCCGCTCCAGGAATTCAGAGAGTTCTACAGGAAACACGCTGACCGGCTGGGTGTGGACGTGGCCAGTATCCGCGGCAGCAAGGAGCAGCAGCGGGACCAGCTTTACGACAGTGAGCGAAATGAAATCGACTCCACGGACTACGTGGACGAAATCCGCCGCTTCCGCAAAGTGATGAATCCGGAAACCGGGCATACCGAGGTTTGGTATGAAGTGGTGGCGGACAGCAAACTGGTCCGGGTGGAAAGGCCCCTCTTCCAGTACAGTGACCGCTATCCCCTGGCGGTGTTCCGCTGGAAGGATGTCCGGAACTGCTTTTTCGGGGAAGGGGAGGCCAGGAATATCATTGAGGCCCAGAAGTCGGTGAACCGGCTGTTGGGCCTGTCCATTTGGTCCGGGTATTTGACGGCCTGGCCCAAACTGTTGGCCGATGAGCAGCAGGTGGACCCCACTAGCATCACCAATCAGCCGGGGCAACTGGTCCGCAAACGCCCGGGAAACTGGCAGGGGAAGGCCCTGGAATACCTCCAGGCTCCTACCATCCCGGGGTACGTGCAGCAGCTTTTTTCCGAACTGCCGGAAATGGTGAAGACTGAGGCGGGCGTGCATGAGGCCATGGTGGGCCAGGCGCCCAGCGGGGAGCTAAACGCCCAGGCCATTATGATGCTGCAGAAGGCCGCGGGAATCCGGATATCGAAGATTAGCCGGAACTTTCGCCGCTATCTGAAGGAAGTGGCCCAGGTCTGGGAAGCCTTCTGGAAGGAGTTTTATTCCGAGCAGCGGTTGATCCGCATCACCGACGGCCAGGGGGGCCGGGAATACCTCTGGTTCCGCGGTACGGATTGGGTGGATTTTGACTTCGACGTGATGGTGAACAGCGTGCCCAGTACCCCCTACAGCGAAGCGGCCATGGTGGCAGAGCTGAAGGAACATTTGAATGGGGGACGCATTGACTTCACCACCTACCTGGAAAACCTGCCGCCGAACTACCTGCCCCAGAAAGAGAAGATCATCGAACAGGTGAAGCAGGCCCAGGCTCAGCAGCAACAGCAGATCATCTCCCAACTACCGCCGGATCAGCAGGAGATGTTCATGCAGTTGTCGCCGGAGGAGCAGCAGGAAATGCTGAATCAAGTACAGGGAGCACCGTAG
- a CDS encoding phage holin family protein, producing MDWGNICKTVVAIGGAITTYLYGGWTSILGVLVAFVVIDYITGLMAGAVGEGLSSAVGFKGIAKKICLFAVVAVGHLVDTAIGQGNIIRDAAIFFYMANELISILENCGRLGLPVPKILQDAGTVLKKKGE from the coding sequence ATGGATTGGGGTAATATCTGCAAGACGGTAGTAGCCATAGGTGGAGCAATTACAACCTATTTATATGGTGGGTGGACGTCTATTTTAGGCGTATTAGTTGCCTTTGTTGTAATTGATTATATTACCGGCCTAATGGCTGGGGCAGTCGGGGAGGGTCTGTCAAGTGCAGTAGGATTTAAAGGCATAGCAAAGAAAATTTGCCTATTTGCCGTTGTAGCTGTTGGCCACTTGGTGGACACGGCTATTGGTCAGGGGAATATAATCCGAGATGCGGCGATTTTCTTCTATATGGCCAACGAATTGATTAGTATCTTAGAGAATTGCGGCAGGTTGGGCCTGCCTGTACCTAAAATCTTACAAGACGCCGGCACCGTACTGAAGAAGAAAGGAGAATAG
- a CDS encoding DUF6998 domain-containing protein yields MEEKILGFFNAVQDLKKAGIIRSDKYLGDIGEYICEQLYKIKLSDSKREKGYDGIAEGKKYQVKFHNSQTRTNIYLGKPKEYDIVLVVLGPESLLRKGLNCVDSFIVYKFTSSEVEKFKNKSGYSCGKAQFKEDNIDKKYNIPSLQPCHLQ; encoded by the coding sequence ATGGAAGAAAAGATTTTGGGATTTTTTAATGCTGTACAAGACTTAAAAAAGGCCGGGATAATAAGATCAGATAAGTACCTAGGAGATATAGGGGAATATATCTGCGAACAGTTATACAAAATTAAATTAAGTGATTCTAAAAGGGAAAAAGGCTACGATGGGATAGCGGAGGGTAAAAAATATCAGGTTAAATTTCATAATTCCCAAACAAGAACCAATATTTATCTGGGTAAACCAAAGGAGTATGATATAGTGCTGGTAGTATTAGGACCGGAGAGCCTCCTGCGCAAAGGATTAAATTGTGTAGACTCCTTTATCGTATATAAATTTACTAGTAGCGAAGTGGAAAAATTTAAAAATAAATCAGGATACTCCTGTGGAAAGGCTCAATTTAAAGAAGACAATATTGATAAGAAATATAACATACCATCCCTACAACCCTGCCATCTACAATAG